One window of Oncorhynchus kisutch isolate 150728-3 linkage group LG25, Okis_V2, whole genome shotgun sequence genomic DNA carries:
- the arsg gene encoding arylsulfatase G, giving the protein MAGSVFLLLLAGTLLCGLLFHTVSHNEAGDRTRTRRPNFIIILADDIGWGDLGANQQAGQSSSQTPHLDLMAQQGMRLTDFHSPASTCSPSRAALLTGRHGLRNGVTHNFAVGSVGGLPLSETTLAEILHQGGYYTAMIGKWHLGHNGPYSPTNRGFDYYLGIPYSNDMGCTDLPGYDLPSCPPCYPGPQILHNRLKRSGYSSCYTKVALPLFENRTIVEQPLDLWRLTQRYTSTALNVIHTARERGQPFLLYVALAHMHVPLSPPSYVPHPSEGGVYAASLREMDGLVGAIKNASDASDKENTLIWFTGDNGPWEQKCQYAGSVGPFLGKWQTSRGGGSAKRTTWEGGHRVPTVSYWPGRVPANSTSSALLSGLDIFPTLLSLAGVNPPSDRRYDGIDATDVLLHGKETGNEFLFHPNSGAAGKYGDLQTVRLGRHKAFYITGAAEACGGSKGRQELHDPPMIFDLSGDKGEETPLDPTTEEYKEVDERVRRWREALLYDIATDQSVSTADYATDQSAAPCCDPRHTACRCLTLG; this is encoded by the exons ATGGCAGGGAGTGTATTCCTGCTCCTATTAGCTGGGACCCTGCTCTGTGGGCTACTGTTCCACACAGTGAGCCATAATGAAGCTGGGGACAGGACCCGCACTAGGAGACCCAACTTCATCATCATTCTGGCAGATGATATTGGATGGGGAGACCTAGGTGCCAACCAGCAGGCGGGTCAGAGTTCAAGCCAAACCCCTCATCTGGATCTGATGGCCCAGCAAGGAATGAG GTTGACAGACTTCCACTCCCCAGCCTCCACCTGCTCCCCGTCCCGTGCTGCTCTCCTCACAGGCCGACACGGCCTGCGGAACGGGGTCACACACAACTTCGCTGTGGGGTCCGTGGGGGGGCTACCCCTCTCTGAGACCACCCTGGCCGAGATACTGCACCAGGGTGGATACTACACAGCCATGATTG GTAAATGGCATCTAGGGCACAATGGTCCGTACAGTCCCACCAACAGAG GTTTTGACTACTACCTGGGGATCCCATACAGTAATGATATGGGCTGTACAGACCTGCCTGGTTACGACCTGCCCTCCTGCCCTCCCTGTTACCCTGGACCACAGATACTACACAACAG ATTGAAGAGGAGTGGCTACAGCAGCTGTTACACCAAAGTGGCTCTGCCTCTGTTTGAGAACAGGACCATTGTAGAGCAGCCTCTGGACCTGTGGAGGCTAACGCAGCGATACACATCCACTGCACTCAATGTCATACACACAGCCAG GGAACGGGGACAACCTTTTCTGCTCTATGTAGCTCTGGCACACATGCACGTCCCCCTGTCCCCCCCTTCCTACGTCCCCCACCCCTCAGAGGGTGGTGTGTACGCTGCCAGTCTGCGGGAGATGGACGGTCTGGTGGGGGCAATAAAGAATGCCTCTGATGCCTCAGACAAGGAGAACACTCTCATCTGGTTCACTG GTGATAATGGTCCCTGGGAGCAAAAGTGCCAGTATGCAGGAAGTGTGGGTCCTTTCCTGGGGAAGTGGCAGACCAGCAGAG GTGGGGGCTCTGCCAAGCGGACCACTTGGGAGGGGGGGCACAGGGTGCCCACAGTGTCCTACTGGCCTGGCAGAGTACCAGCCAACAGCACCAGCTCTGCCCTGCTCAG TGGTCTGGATATCttccccaccctcctctccctagCTGGAGTGAACCCCCCATCAGACAGACGCTATGACGGTATCGACGCCACAGACGTCCTCCTACACGGCAAAGAAACAGGAAATGAG TTCCTCTTCCACCCCAACAGTGGCGCTGCAGGGAAGTATGGGGACCTGCAGACTGTCAGACTGGGGCGCCACAAGGCCTTCTACATCACGG GTGCGGCTGAGGCGTGTGGGGGGTCTAAAGGGAGGCAGGAGCTCCACGACCCCCCTATGATATTTGACCTGTCTGGAGACAAGGGCGAGGAGACACCCCTGGACCCCACCACGGAGGAGTACAAGGAAGTGGAtgagagggtgaggaggtggagggaggcgCTGCTCTATGACATTGCCACTGACCAATCAGTGTCCACGGCTGACTACGCCACAGACCAATCAGCAGCCCCCTGCTGTGACCCCCGGCACACAGCCTGCCGCTGCCTCACCCTGGGCTGA
- the LOC109869903 gene encoding WD repeat domain phosphoinositide-interacting protein 1-like isoform X1: MEDRETFDGRGGPQDLISSSFNQDTTSLSVGTKSGYRLFSVTSVDKMDCIHEGAESPDVYIVERLFSSSLVVMVSLSMPRRMNIYHFKRGTEICNYSYSNNILSVRLNRQRMVVCLEESVYIHNIKDMKLLKTLLNIPHNPSDTPSNPSGLCALSVNHGNSYLAYPGSQTIGEIMVYDANNLSTVTMIPAHDSPLAALAFNVSGTKLASASERGTVIRVFTIPEGQRLFEFRRGMKRYVSISSLSFSSDAQFLCASSNTETVHIFKLERHSPSREGGCPTWGAYVGKMFTAASTYLPSQVSDMMHQDRAFATVRLNMFGLKNICALATIQKLPRLLVASSDGHIYIYNIDTQEGGECVLVRKHRLFEGDKEPQEEQQEEEELEDRRSLPPSNSPSYAATVALPSTPPSSTTLTGYLDGGAKKGNVIPEHEFTKGPVCLDDKNEFPPVNNQSN; the protein is encoded by the exons GTCTCTATCAGTGGGCACTAAGTCAGGCTACAGACTCTTCTCTGTCACCTCGGTGGACAAGATGGACTGCATCCATGAAGGAG CGGAGTCTCCAGACGTGTACATCGTGGAGCGGTTGTTCTCCAGCAGTCTGGTGGTGATGGTCAGTCTCTCCATGCCCCGACGTATGAACATCTACCACTTCAAGAGAGGAACAGAGATCTGCAACTATAGCTACTCCAACAACATCCTCTCAGTCAGGCTCAACAGACAG AGGATGGTAGTGTGTCTGGAGGAGTCAGTCTACATCCACAACATCAAAGACATGAAGCTGCTCAAGACACTGCTCAACATACCACACAACCCCTCAG acacaccctCCAACCCGTCAGGTCTCTGTGCCCTCTCTGTGAACCATGGTAACTCCTACCTGGCGTACCCTGGCAGTCAGACCATCGGGGAGATCATGGTTTATGACGCCAACAACCTG AGCACGGTGACGATGATCCCAGCCCATGACAGTCCCCTTGCAGCTCTCGCATTCAACGTGTCAGGAACCAAACTGGCCAGCGCCTCCGAGAGG ggTACAGTGATCCGAGTGTTCACCATCCCAGAGGGACAAAGACTGTTTGAGTTCcgcagagggatgaagag GTACGTGAGTATCAGCTCATTGTCCTTTAGTTCAGACGCCCAGTTCCTCTGTGCCTCCAGCAACACCGAAACGGTCCATATCTTCAAACTGGAACGTCACAGCCCCAG TCGAGAGGGGGGATGTCCTACGTGGGGTGCATACGTGGGAAAGATGTTCACAGCAGCCAGCACCTACCTTCCCTCCCAGGTCTCTGACATGATGCACCAGGACCGGGCCTTCGCCACTGTACGACTTAACATGTTCGGTCTCAAGAACATCTGCGCCTTGGCCAC GATTCAGAAGCTGCCTCGTCTGCTGGTGGCGTCATCAGATGGACATATCTACATCTATAACATCGACacacaggagggaggagagtgtgtgttggtCAGGAAACATAG ACTATTTGAAGGAGATAAGGAGCCACAGGAAGAacaacaggaagaggaggagcttgAGGATAGAAGGTCCCTCCCACCGTCAAACAGCCCATCATACGCTGCCACTGTGGCTCTCCCCTCGACCCCACCCTCTTCTACCACTCTCACAG GCTACTTAGATGGAGGGGCTAAGAAAGGTAATGTGATCCCTGAACATGAGTTTACCAAGGGACCCGTCTGTCTGGATGACAAGAACGAGTTTCCTCCAGTCAACAACCAGAGCAACTGA
- the LOC109869903 gene encoding WD repeat domain phosphoinositide-interacting protein 1-like isoform X2, which produces MEDRETFDGRGGPQDLISSSFNQDTTSLSVGTKSGYRLFSVTSVDKMDCIHEGAESPDVYIVERLFSSSLVVMVSLSMPRRMNIYHFKRGTEICNYSYSNNILSVRLNRQRMVVCLEESVYIHNIKDMKLLKTLLNIPHNPSGLCALSVNHGNSYLAYPGSQTIGEIMVYDANNLSTVTMIPAHDSPLAALAFNVSGTKLASASERGTVIRVFTIPEGQRLFEFRRGMKRYVSISSLSFSSDAQFLCASSNTETVHIFKLERHSPSREGGCPTWGAYVGKMFTAASTYLPSQVSDMMHQDRAFATVRLNMFGLKNICALATIQKLPRLLVASSDGHIYIYNIDTQEGGECVLVRKHRLFEGDKEPQEEQQEEEELEDRRSLPPSNSPSYAATVALPSTPPSSTTLTGYLDGGAKKGNVIPEHEFTKGPVCLDDKNEFPPVNNQSN; this is translated from the exons GTCTCTATCAGTGGGCACTAAGTCAGGCTACAGACTCTTCTCTGTCACCTCGGTGGACAAGATGGACTGCATCCATGAAGGAG CGGAGTCTCCAGACGTGTACATCGTGGAGCGGTTGTTCTCCAGCAGTCTGGTGGTGATGGTCAGTCTCTCCATGCCCCGACGTATGAACATCTACCACTTCAAGAGAGGAACAGAGATCTGCAACTATAGCTACTCCAACAACATCCTCTCAGTCAGGCTCAACAGACAG AGGATGGTAGTGTGTCTGGAGGAGTCAGTCTACATCCACAACATCAAAGACATGAAGCTGCTCAAGACACTGCTCAACATACCACACAACCCCTCAG GTCTCTGTGCCCTCTCTGTGAACCATGGTAACTCCTACCTGGCGTACCCTGGCAGTCAGACCATCGGGGAGATCATGGTTTATGACGCCAACAACCTG AGCACGGTGACGATGATCCCAGCCCATGACAGTCCCCTTGCAGCTCTCGCATTCAACGTGTCAGGAACCAAACTGGCCAGCGCCTCCGAGAGG ggTACAGTGATCCGAGTGTTCACCATCCCAGAGGGACAAAGACTGTTTGAGTTCcgcagagggatgaagag GTACGTGAGTATCAGCTCATTGTCCTTTAGTTCAGACGCCCAGTTCCTCTGTGCCTCCAGCAACACCGAAACGGTCCATATCTTCAAACTGGAACGTCACAGCCCCAG TCGAGAGGGGGGATGTCCTACGTGGGGTGCATACGTGGGAAAGATGTTCACAGCAGCCAGCACCTACCTTCCCTCCCAGGTCTCTGACATGATGCACCAGGACCGGGCCTTCGCCACTGTACGACTTAACATGTTCGGTCTCAAGAACATCTGCGCCTTGGCCAC GATTCAGAAGCTGCCTCGTCTGCTGGTGGCGTCATCAGATGGACATATCTACATCTATAACATCGACacacaggagggaggagagtgtgtgttggtCAGGAAACATAG ACTATTTGAAGGAGATAAGGAGCCACAGGAAGAacaacaggaagaggaggagcttgAGGATAGAAGGTCCCTCCCACCGTCAAACAGCCCATCATACGCTGCCACTGTGGCTCTCCCCTCGACCCCACCCTCTTCTACCACTCTCACAG GCTACTTAGATGGAGGGGCTAAGAAAGGTAATGTGATCCCTGAACATGAGTTTACCAAGGGACCCGTCTGTCTGGATGACAAGAACGAGTTTCCTCCAGTCAACAACCAGAGCAACTGA